CTGGAACATCATTCAAGGTATTAAAGTCCTAAAAGAGAAAAATTGGTTGGAGGGATAATCATGCAAGAGGAAAGAAAGCGAATTTTAAAAATGGTTGAGGAAGGCAAACTGACTGCTGAGGAAGCATTGGCATTATTAACAGAGCTGGAGCAGTCTCAGCAAACAATGGAAAAAAAACAGGAGGAGCTTGTTAATGAGCTATCAACCGTAGTCAAATCCGAAGAAGGAAAGAAAGAGGATGAATCATACCAACATAAATTCCAATCATTGAAGGACATGATTCTCGATTTTGTTGATTCAGCATTTAAAAAGATTAAAGATGTTGATTTGGACTTTAATTTCGGTCAGGCTTATGAAATTTCTCATATCTATCAACAAAATGAAGCAGAGCTTCGCAACATCGATATCGATATTGCCAATGGAGCGGTGCAATTTATTCCGTGGGATCAAAGTGATGTTCGCGTTGAATGTGGTGCGAAGGTTTATCGAGGCAACTCGCACGATGAAGCTCGGGCCCATTTTCTCAAGGAAGTGCTTTTTAAAACAGAAAACGGTACATTGCGATTTGCTGCACAGCCAAAGTGGATGAAGGTAGAGGCAATTATTTATCTCCCACAGGCTGATTACGAAAAGATTCGGGTTCGAATGTTTAATGGTCCAATACAATGTGAAAACTTAAAGGTAAAATCATTTAAAGTTAAAACAGCCAATGGAAAAATTAACGTGGTTGGGCTTGAAGGAAAGAAATTAGAGGCGGAAACGGCTAACGGAAAAATAAAAATAAACAGAAGCCGAATTCAAGATCTTGAAGCCGAAACATTAAATGGTGCGATTCATTTGGATGGAGAGTTTAAACGTCTGGAATTGCAATCGTTTAATGGTAATATTGTTTGCCAATTAACTGGTTCAATTGCTGAAGAGATTGATGCAAAAACGATGTCCGGTAATATTGACTTGGCTATTCCGACAGGGCTAGCTGTTTCGGGGGAACTTAAATCGAACCTTGGAAGCTTTGCCGTTGAATTAGACGGAATTCAAATCGTTTCGGAAAAGAGTGAAGTGGTTCAAAAGAGTCTCTACTTCAAGCCGGTAGTACCTGGCCAGCATCCATTCAATCTTACTGCAGAAACCAAAACAGGATCCATTTCAGTAAAAAAGAGTGTTTAATTTATTTTAAGCAAGGAAAGGGATTGCGAAGCATATGAGATGGTTGTTTGGAATCTTGATTAATGCGGTCCTATTTATCGCACTAGCGGGCTATTTTAATGAAACAGTTCAGCTTTCGGGTGTAGGGGCTGCGGTTACTGCTAGCATCATTTTATCCATATTAAACATACTAGTTCGACCAATCTTAATTATTTTAACCCTACCCATTACACTACTAACACTAGGTTTCTTTTTATTAATTATTAATGCTATCACCTTAAGCATAACGGATTCGATAATGGGAGATCAGTTTGAAATCCACGGCTTTGGCATGACTTTGTTCGTATCAATTATTATGTCATTGATCAATGTTGTGATTCAAAAAATGCTAATTGATCGTAAGGAAGAACAAACATGAAGAGCCAGCAGAAAGTATGCCGGCTCTTTCGATTTGTATGGGAATACATGACCTAACTTTCTAAAGGACTTTGTTGGATGGGCAACACTACGTCTTCAATAAATTAATCGCGAAAAATGAACGGTTGGTACCCTTTATTTCTTAATTTTTGTAACTGCTCATCCGCATTCGCTTTTTCCTTGAATGCACCAGCTTGGACTTTATATAATCCGCTATTAGCTGTGATAAAGTTTTGGAAGCCGTCCTTTGTTAACTGTGCGGATAATGCATCTGCATTGCTCCTTTGTTTAAATGCACCGACCTGTACCTTGTATAAGCCTGTGGATGGGGAGGGTGATGGAGCCTGTGTAGGAGCTGGGGCAGGTGCTGGTTTTTTTACAAGACTGAAATGATCAGCAAGTGCAGCGACAATCGCCTCTGCACACGTACGACGATAGTTTTCGGAACGGAGAAGTTTAATTTCTTCCTGATTGGTCATGAATCCGCATTCGATTAAGACAGCATCCATATTTGTTTCACGTAGGACATGGAAGTCTGCTGTTTTTACACCACGGTTTTGTAGTCCAGTTCTATTAATTAACTGATTTTGGATTTTTGTAGCGAGTGAAAGGGCACCAGGTGGTCGTGAAGGATATACATAGGTTTCAATTCCGCGTGCAGTACTCCATGTGCTTCCTGGAAGCATTGGCATGGATTGAAACGTAAATATCAACTTGAAGGTTGTTTGCATTATTTGTCCGCTGTTGTAGAGGTACGTCCGCTTGATCGGAGTGGGCAAAATATACTGCTACATTCTGATAACCATCGAGAAGTCCTTTTGCATATGCAGCTACAGCACGGTTAAATTCATATTCACGCATACCATCGGGGCTACGCTTTCCCGTGTGTCGTACCCATGCCCTGCATCTAACATGATTTTCATCGAAAAACTCCTTTCATGGTATTCGATATTTGAAATTAGCTGCTCAATTTTAATATATGTTTAGTGGGTCGAAAAGGACATGGTTTTATCGACTAAAAATAAACAATGGGCGGATTCCCTTGATAAAATAAAACAGTTCATTTGGTTCTATTCAAAAAAGTGCTAAAATAAAGCTTATAATTATTAACCTTGATCTTTAATTATAAAGGAGGAGGCTTTTTTGCCAAAAGTTCGCACTAAAGACATCATTGAGAAGTTTAATCTTGAGCTGATCAGTGGAGAAGAAGGCATTAACCGCCCGATTACGACAAGTGATATTTCACGTCCTGGAATTGAGATGGCTGGCTTTTTTGACTACTATCCTGCAGAAAGAATTCAATTATTGGGAAAAACAGAGTTATCTTTCTTTGAAAAACTGAATGAAGCGGATCGAGAATATCGAATGGATCAGCTTTGTACCGATATTACTCCAGGTATTATTGTTACTAGAGGTTTGCAGGTTCCAAAAGAACTAATTGAAGCTTCTGAGCGTGACTCAGTTCCTGTCATGAGAGCACCGATGAAAACGACCAGGTTTTCGAGTCGTTTAACGAATTAT
The DNA window shown above is from Bacillus sp. T3 and carries:
- a CDS encoding DUF4097 domain-containing protein — encoded protein: MQEERKRILKMVEEGKLTAEEALALLTELEQSQQTMEKKQEELVNELSTVVKSEEGKKEDESYQHKFQSLKDMILDFVDSAFKKIKDVDLDFNFGQAYEISHIYQQNEAELRNIDIDIANGAVQFIPWDQSDVRVECGAKVYRGNSHDEARAHFLKEVLFKTENGTLRFAAQPKWMKVEAIIYLPQADYEKIRVRMFNGPIQCENLKVKSFKVKTANGKINVVGLEGKKLEAETANGKIKINRSRIQDLEAETLNGAIHLDGEFKRLELQSFNGNIVCQLTGSIAEEIDAKTMSGNIDLAIPTGLAVSGELKSNLGSFAVELDGIQIVSEKSEVVQKSLYFKPVVPGQHPFNLTAETKTGSISVKKSV
- a CDS encoding phage holin family protein produces the protein MRWLFGILINAVLFIALAGYFNETVQLSGVGAAVTASIILSILNILVRPILIILTLPITLLTLGFFLLIINAITLSITDSIMGDQFEIHGFGMTLFVSIIMSLINVVIQKMLIDRKEEQT
- a CDS encoding N-acetylmuramoyl-L-alanine amidase, whose product is MQTTFKLIFTFQSMPMLPGSTWSTARGIETYVYPSRPPGALSLATKIQNQLINRTGLQNRGVKTADFHVLRETNMDAVLIECGFMTNQEEIKLLRSENYRRTCAEAIVAALADHFSLVKKPAPAPAPTQAPSPSPSTGLYKVQVGAFKQRSNADALSAQLTKDGFQNFITANSGLYKVQAGAFKEKANADEQLQKLRNKGYQPFIFRD
- a CDS encoding N-acetylmuramoyl-L-alanine amidase codes for the protein MREYEFNRAVAAYAKGLLDGYQNVAVYFAHSDQADVPLQQRTNNANNLQVDIYVSIHANASRKHMEYCTRN